Proteins encoded together in one Formosa sp. Hel3_A1_48 window:
- the gltX gene encoding glutamate--tRNA ligase, producing MKNPIRVRFAPSPTGPLHIGGVRTALFNYLFAKKHKGSFILRVEDTDQNRYVSGAEDYIINALNWCKIPFSEGPGKEGNCGPYRQSERKKIYREHINMLLKKGRAYYAFDSADDLAKERKNHEEKGKTFIYNWHNRKKGRLVNSLVLTEAETSQRIKSGAPYVVRFLMPEGQTIKLNDLVRGQMSIDSSILDDKILFKSDGMPTYHLANVVDDHLMAISHVIRGEEWLPSLALHQMLYDAFEWDAPQFAHLPLILKPTGKGKLSKRDGDKLGFPVFPLRWKDINTDSSGYKESGYLSEAVINFLAFLGWNPGTEQELFSLDELVQSFDFDHVNKAGARFDPEKIKWYNHQYIQRASNAELAQQLTSSHKVLNGLDQNYVELVIGLIKERADLVPDLWRLGKYFFEAPDRYDEKSLKKAWREDTNVLLTELVSVLENANDGSAKSIKIAVSDWIKSKNIGFGKIMMPLRVALVGALEGVDVFEIVFYIGKKETIGRINALIQQQA from the coding sequence ATGAAAAACCCTATTCGCGTCCGTTTTGCACCAAGCCCAACCGGCCCGCTACACATCGGTGGTGTGCGCACCGCGCTGTTTAATTATTTATTTGCTAAAAAACACAAGGGAAGTTTTATTTTACGCGTCGAGGATACGGATCAAAACCGCTATGTTTCTGGCGCAGAGGACTACATTATAAATGCCTTAAATTGGTGTAAGATCCCCTTTTCGGAGGGTCCTGGAAAAGAAGGTAACTGCGGGCCTTATAGACAAAGTGAGCGGAAAAAAATTTACAGAGAGCACATCAATATGTTGCTTAAAAAAGGAAGGGCTTATTACGCGTTCGATAGTGCTGATGATTTGGCAAAAGAACGAAAAAACCACGAAGAAAAAGGTAAAACCTTCATATACAACTGGCACAACAGAAAGAAAGGTAGGCTGGTAAACTCTTTAGTTTTAACAGAAGCAGAGACCAGCCAAAGAATAAAAAGTGGTGCGCCCTATGTTGTGCGTTTTTTAATGCCTGAGGGGCAGACTATAAAACTAAATGATCTTGTGAGGGGTCAGATGTCTATAGACAGTAGTATTCTTGATGATAAAATATTATTTAAATCAGATGGAATGCCAACCTATCATTTAGCAAATGTTGTAGATGACCACCTTATGGCTATTTCTCACGTGATTAGAGGTGAGGAGTGGTTGCCATCTTTGGCGTTACACCAAATGCTCTATGACGCTTTTGAGTGGGATGCTCCACAATTTGCACACCTGCCATTAATCTTAAAACCTACCGGAAAAGGAAAGCTAAGCAAGCGTGATGGTGATAAACTGGGGTTTCCTGTTTTTCCTTTAAGATGGAAAGACATTAACACGGACTCAAGCGGATATAAAGAAAGCGGTTATCTTTCTGAAGCTGTAATTAATTTTTTAGCTTTTTTAGGGTGGAACCCTGGAACAGAGCAGGAACTTTTTTCATTAGATGAACTTGTACAGTCTTTTGATTTTGACCACGTAAACAAAGCGGGGGCTCGCTTTGATCCTGAAAAGATTAAATGGTACAACCACCAGTATATTCAACGCGCATCCAATGCAGAACTAGCGCAACAATTAACAAGCTCTCATAAAGTGCTCAACGGATTAGACCAAAACTATGTTGAACTTGTTATTGGCCTTATCAAAGAAAGAGCTGATCTTGTTCCAGATCTTTGGCGACTGGGCAAATACTTCTTTGAAGCGCCTGATCGATATGATGAGAAAAGCCTGAAAAAAGCTTGGAGGGAAGATACTAATGTGCTTTTAACAGAACTAGTTTCTGTTTTAGAAAATGCAAATGACGGATCTGCAAAATCGATTAAAATCGCTGTGTCTGACTGGATTAAAAGTAAAAACATTGGCTTTGGGAAAATAATGATGCCGTTGAGGGTTGCTCTTGTTGGGGCTTTAGAAGGCGTAGATGTGTTTGAAATTGTTTTCTATATTGGTAAAAAGGAAACAATAGGCCGGATTAACGCACTTATACAGCAGCAAGCATAA
- the ybeY gene encoding rRNA maturation RNase YbeY: MISFNNTTTFDIPNKTKIKKWLCAILTEESFSLGELNFLFCDDHHLHQLNVEFLNHDTLTDILTFDYNVGQEVYGDICISVDRVVENAKDFNTSTLNELHRVIAHGVLHLCGYKDSTEQQKKQMRQKEDHYLCQFELIR; the protein is encoded by the coding sequence ATGATTAGCTTTAACAACACAACCACTTTTGATATACCCAACAAAACCAAGATAAAGAAATGGCTGTGTGCTATTCTAACTGAAGAAAGCTTTTCTTTGGGAGAGTTAAATTTTTTGTTTTGCGACGACCACCACTTGCACCAACTTAATGTTGAGTTTTTAAACCATGACACGTTAACGGATATTTTAACTTTTGATTATAATGTAGGACAAGAGGTTTACGGAGATATTTGTATTTCTGTTGACCGCGTTGTTGAGAATGCGAAAGACTTCAACACTAGCACCCTAAATGAGTTACACCGCGTGATCGCTCATGGGGTATTACATCTATGTGGATACAAAGATTCTACAGAGCAGCAAAAAAAACAAATGCGCCAAAAGGAAGACCACTACCTTTGTCAGTTTGAATTAATCAGATAA
- a CDS encoding phosphoglycerate kinase, with the protein MSTLKEFNFKNKKALIRVDFNVPLDENLQVTDDTRIQSAKNTIFKVLQDGGSCVLMSHLGRPKSNESEYSLKNIVPAVEDILGVEVLFANDCVGAEAAQMVKALKPGQVLLLENLRYYKEEKEGDTSFAQSLSEHGDIYVNDAFGTAHRAHASTSIIAQFFPKNKCFGFLLEQEIKSIDKVMKSGEKPVLAILGGAKVSSKITIIENILDKVDHLIVGGGMSFTFIKAQGGSIGDSICEDDKMDLALEILKSAKEKNVQLHLPVDVLAADDFSNSANTRVVDITSIPVNWQGLDCGPKTKAIFHEVVQQCKTILWNGPLGVFELDPFSTGTKALGDSISEATKNGAFSLVGGGDSVAAVKQFGFEQKVSYVSTGGGAMLESLEGKILPGIAAITNH; encoded by the coding sequence ATGAGCACATTAAAAGAGTTTAATTTTAAAAACAAAAAGGCCTTAATTCGCGTAGATTTTAATGTGCCTCTTGACGAAAACCTTCAAGTCACTGATGATACTAGAATTCAGTCTGCCAAAAACACAATTTTCAAGGTTTTGCAAGATGGCGGAAGCTGTGTTTTGATGTCTCACTTAGGCCGTCCAAAATCAAATGAATCTGAGTATTCTTTAAAGAATATTGTCCCCGCAGTGGAAGATATTTTAGGTGTTGAGGTTTTGTTCGCCAATGACTGTGTTGGAGCAGAAGCCGCACAAATGGTAAAGGCCCTGAAACCAGGGCAAGTTTTGCTTTTAGAGAACTTGAGATATTACAAAGAGGAAAAAGAGGGGGATACATCTTTTGCTCAATCATTGTCAGAGCACGGAGATATTTATGTGAATGACGCCTTTGGAACAGCCCACAGAGCACATGCCTCGACGAGTATAATTGCTCAATTTTTCCCTAAGAACAAATGTTTTGGTTTTCTATTGGAACAAGAAATAAAAAGTATAGACAAAGTAATGAAATCTGGAGAAAAACCAGTTCTTGCAATTTTGGGAGGTGCTAAAGTTTCCTCTAAAATCACTATCATTGAAAATATTCTTGATAAAGTTGACCACCTCATAGTCGGCGGTGGAATGTCTTTTACTTTTATAAAAGCACAGGGCGGCTCAATAGGCGACTCAATATGTGAAGATGACAAGATGGATTTAGCTTTAGAGATTCTAAAATCAGCAAAAGAAAAAAATGTCCAACTCCACCTTCCCGTCGATGTTTTAGCGGCAGATGATTTCAGTAATAGCGCTAACACTAGAGTGGTAGATATTACAAGTATCCCTGTTAATTGGCAAGGTTTAGATTGTGGTCCTAAAACCAAAGCAATATTTCATGAGGTGGTACAACAATGCAAAACAATTCTTTGGAATGGCCCATTAGGGGTTTTTGAATTAGACCCCTTTTCAACAGGAACAAAAGCATTAGGCGACTCAATATCTGAGGCCACAAAAAATGGTGCATTTTCACTTGTAGGCGGAGGCGATTCAGTAGCCGCTGTTAAACAATTCGGTTTTGAGCAGAAAGTGAGTTATGTAAGCACAGGAGGAGGAGCAATGTTAGAGAGCCTAGAGGGGAAAATTTTACCTGGAATTGCAGCAATTACAAACCACTAA
- the mnmG gene encoding tRNA uridine-5-carboxymethylaminomethyl(34) synthesis enzyme MnmG: protein MFDKVYDVIVVGGGHAGSEAAAAAANMGSNTLLVTMNLQNIAQMSCNPAMGGIAKGQIVREIDALGGYSGIVSDTSAIQFKMLNKSKGPAMWSPRVQSDRMRFAEDWRMLLEQTQNLDFYQDMVVGLLIKGEQIVGVKTSLGLEIKSRSVVLTNGTFLNGLIHIGDKNFGGGRAGERAAIGITEQLIDLGFDSGRMKTGTPPRVDGRSLDFSKMIEQPGDVTPQKFSYLETTKPLENQRSCHMTHTSAEVHNLLKEGFDRSPMFNGRIQSIGPRYCPSIEDKINRFSEKERHQIFVEPEGWNTVEYYINGFSTSLPEDVQYKALKAVKGFEHVRFFRPGYAIEYDYFPPTQLTYSLETKLIKGLFFAGQINGTTGYEEAASQGLMAGINASLSVQNKAPFILRRDEAYIGVLIDDLITKGTEEPYRMFTSRAEYRTLLRQDNADLRLTPKGYDLGIASLVRLQRMERKHNQSKDFVSFFRKQSVKPEEANPVLESKSSSPIKQSDKMFKIFSRPNITIDDVRKFQAVEDYISEHNLNDEVIEQTEIQIKYSGYIEKEKNNADKLTRLEYVKIPKEFDYTQVKSMSYEAREKLHAVQPATVAQASRISGVSPNDISVLLVFLGR from the coding sequence ATGTTCGATAAAGTTTATGATGTAATTGTTGTTGGAGGTGGACACGCTGGGAGTGAAGCCGCCGCTGCTGCTGCTAATATGGGCAGCAATACGCTATTGGTTACCATGAACCTTCAAAATATTGCACAAATGTCTTGCAACCCAGCAATGGGCGGTATTGCAAAAGGTCAAATAGTTCGCGAAATTGATGCCCTTGGCGGATACAGCGGAATTGTTAGTGACACTTCCGCAATACAGTTTAAGATGCTTAACAAATCAAAGGGGCCGGCAATGTGGAGTCCAAGAGTGCAAAGTGACCGAATGCGGTTTGCGGAAGACTGGAGAATGCTTTTAGAGCAAACCCAAAACTTAGATTTTTATCAAGATATGGTCGTTGGCCTTCTTATTAAGGGCGAGCAGATTGTTGGTGTAAAAACTTCTTTAGGACTTGAAATAAAGTCCCGAAGTGTGGTGCTCACCAACGGAACGTTTTTAAACGGACTCATACATATTGGGGATAAAAATTTTGGCGGAGGACGTGCTGGTGAACGAGCTGCAATAGGGATTACAGAACAACTGATTGATTTGGGGTTTGATTCAGGACGAATGAAAACAGGCACCCCGCCACGTGTTGATGGGCGCTCATTAGATTTCTCTAAGATGATTGAACAGCCTGGGGATGTTACCCCTCAGAAATTTTCATACTTAGAAACAACCAAGCCCTTAGAAAACCAACGCTCTTGTCATATGACCCACACGAGCGCAGAAGTTCATAATCTATTGAAGGAAGGCTTTGATCGCTCACCAATGTTCAACGGTAGAATTCAAAGTATTGGGCCAAGGTATTGCCCTTCAATTGAAGATAAAATCAACCGATTTTCTGAAAAGGAGAGGCATCAAATTTTCGTTGAACCTGAGGGCTGGAATACTGTTGAATATTACATCAACGGATTCTCCACTTCCTTGCCAGAAGACGTTCAATACAAGGCCTTAAAGGCGGTCAAAGGTTTTGAGCATGTTCGATTTTTTCGCCCTGGCTATGCTATCGAATACGACTACTTCCCCCCAACTCAGTTAACCTACTCTCTAGAAACAAAGTTAATAAAAGGCTTGTTCTTCGCAGGCCAAATAAACGGCACAACTGGGTATGAGGAAGCAGCATCCCAAGGGCTTATGGCTGGAATCAATGCGAGCCTAAGCGTCCAAAATAAGGCGCCATTTATCTTGAGAAGAGATGAGGCTTATATTGGTGTTCTCATAGATGATTTGATAACCAAGGGAACGGAAGAGCCTTATAGAATGTTTACATCTCGTGCAGAATACCGGACCCTTTTACGTCAAGACAATGCTGACTTAAGGCTTACCCCAAAAGGATACGACTTAGGAATTGCCAGCCTTGTACGGCTCCAACGTATGGAGCGCAAACACAATCAATCTAAAGATTTCGTTTCCTTTTTCAGAAAGCAGAGCGTTAAACCCGAAGAGGCTAATCCAGTCTTGGAGTCTAAAAGCTCATCTCCTATTAAGCAATCAGACAAGATGTTTAAAATCTTTTCTAGACCCAATATCACAATAGACGATGTACGAAAGTTTCAGGCTGTAGAGGACTATATTAGCGAGCATAACCTCAACGATGAGGTTATTGAGCAAACAGAAATTCAGATTAAGTATTCTGGTTATATTGAAAAGGAAAAGAACAATGCCGACAAGCTAACCCGTCTTGAATATGTCAAAATCCCTAAAGAATTCGATTACACACAGGTCAAATCGATGAGTTATGAGGCTCGAGAAAAACTGCATGCGGTTCAGCCGGCCACAGTAGCCCAAGCTTCTCGGATAAGTGGTGTGTCGCCCAACGACATATCCGTTTTACTTGTTTTCTTAGGGCGATAG
- a CDS encoding DUF4175 family protein → MDHFDEIREKLEAFIKRYYASALIKGALLFFCFGLLYILFWSLIESFFWFSATARAFVFWSLISFEAFLFIKFLLAPFLSFLRFRSGIDHQQASKIIGDFFPEIKDKLLNAIQLNSQPQSEFITATIQQKTQEFKNISFKRAVRLRDNLKYLKYAFMPLFVIGIVYASGSQSNFREGLSRVVDYKTHYTPPAPFKFIILNESLKTIEKTPFFLNVKTEGRVVPDKVEISFAGQSYFLKKVDNQLFQYRFLNPTESLGFSLSSGDTQSPLYQFLVLKAPKIVNSQLLIDYPPYTKTRDKRVANFSNVSVPEGTTLTWSLTAQSTENITFSTAEKTLDFTRSRNNFFTSKQVFSDLAYTIQTNNSALKQHETLSFNIRVKKDQPPSIRVMQKRNESNDNAFYFYGQLSDDYGISNLEIQYYPKGDPGQNKTRNILFDDNLEFVYDFPNDLDLLPDTAYEFYFEVFDNDPFPKPNSTKTEVFTYLFKSNKSIQNEALVTQKSVVQGLEKSVKSVKNQNNLIDQFTKEQLQKDKLSFNDKEKIIALLRRQKQQDDILKQFNKQMEKTLKEFSEEPPDSLKEELIKRIQEQNQRLEEDEMKLQELEQLAKKIQQEGLMEKLKKLGQQSKNKQRSLQQMLELTKRYYVSKKAEQLKRSLEELADKQQALSNSHIKKQHQDKREQDELNKTFAKIKEALDDLRKQNNSLKTPLSIPDTQNEEESIQNDQQDASNLLEQSQNTTNPTKSDQQKSKAQKAQKKAAQKMRQLAQQMSQNMAGGASKQNSEDAETLRQILDNLLVFSFEQEGLMNRFLKSNTQEILTQKPIKKQMNLKTHFEHIDDSLFMVSLRQPMISESINKEISDVYFNIDKALNSLSENRNYEATAAQQYAITSTNNLANMLSDILDKLEMELQPSPGQGNGEMQLPDIIMSQEGLQKQAEEMMNGKKEGKQKSGKQGEKPKGQGKGEEPGSSSKNGREPSQYSDPEESGQSLFELYKQQQKLRQALERALEKEGLSGQGKTALESIKKIEQMIVNQGVSSSLIKKMQALNYELLKLNEAALNKGQSSKRQSQTNKRRFTQGERLTKEEIKRLFNSDEILNRKPLPLRKNIKKKVERYFNAKDD, encoded by the coding sequence TTGGACCATTTTGATGAAATAAGAGAAAAGCTAGAAGCGTTCATCAAGCGCTATTATGCAAGCGCTTTAATAAAGGGCGCCCTGCTCTTTTTTTGTTTTGGGCTCTTATACATTTTATTTTGGTCGTTAATTGAATCATTTTTTTGGTTTTCAGCAACAGCGCGTGCCTTTGTTTTTTGGTCTTTAATTTCTTTTGAAGCCTTTTTGTTTATCAAGTTTTTATTGGCTCCTTTTTTAAGCTTTTTGAGGTTTCGTTCAGGGATTGATCACCAGCAAGCCTCTAAAATTATTGGTGATTTCTTTCCAGAAATCAAGGATAAGTTGTTGAATGCAATTCAGCTAAATAGCCAGCCTCAATCTGAATTTATAACAGCAACAATTCAGCAAAAAACGCAAGAGTTTAAAAACATCTCCTTTAAAAGAGCGGTACGGTTGAGAGACAATCTAAAGTATTTGAAATACGCTTTTATGCCTTTATTTGTTATTGGTATAGTTTATGCCTCTGGAAGCCAATCAAATTTTAGAGAAGGATTAAGCCGTGTGGTTGACTACAAAACACACTATACCCCCCCAGCGCCATTTAAATTTATTATTCTTAATGAGTCGCTCAAAACAATTGAAAAAACTCCTTTTTTTCTGAACGTCAAAACAGAAGGGCGTGTTGTCCCTGATAAAGTTGAAATTAGTTTTGCAGGGCAATCATATTTTCTAAAAAAGGTAGACAACCAATTATTCCAATACAGGTTTTTAAACCCTACAGAGTCTTTAGGCTTTAGTCTTTCCTCAGGCGATACCCAATCGCCTTTATATCAGTTCTTAGTGCTAAAGGCTCCAAAAATAGTCAATTCTCAACTACTGATTGATTACCCGCCCTACACAAAAACTAGAGATAAAAGGGTCGCCAATTTTTCAAACGTTTCTGTTCCTGAAGGCACAACGCTCACTTGGTCATTAACCGCCCAATCCACTGAAAACATTACTTTCTCGACCGCTGAAAAAACCTTAGATTTCACCCGCTCGAGAAATAATTTTTTCACAAGCAAACAAGTGTTTTCCGACCTTGCTTACACTATTCAAACGAATAACAGCGCGCTAAAACAGCACGAAACATTGTCATTTAATATTCGTGTCAAAAAAGACCAGCCCCCAAGCATAAGGGTTATGCAAAAGCGTAATGAATCGAACGATAACGCGTTCTATTTTTATGGGCAATTAAGTGATGATTACGGCATCTCTAATCTTGAAATTCAATATTATCCTAAAGGTGATCCCGGGCAGAACAAAACCCGCAATATTTTGTTTGACGATAATTTAGAGTTTGTTTATGATTTTCCTAACGATTTAGATCTTTTGCCAGATACAGCTTATGAATTCTATTTTGAAGTTTTCGACAACGACCCCTTTCCAAAGCCTAACAGTACTAAAACAGAAGTCTTCACTTATTTGTTTAAAAGTAACAAATCTATTCAAAATGAGGCGCTTGTAACTCAGAAAAGTGTTGTTCAAGGATTAGAAAAATCGGTCAAGTCAGTTAAAAATCAAAACAACCTCATAGATCAGTTTACAAAAGAACAACTTCAGAAGGATAAATTAAGCTTTAATGATAAGGAAAAGATTATCGCGTTATTAAGGCGTCAGAAGCAGCAGGATGATATTTTAAAGCAGTTTAACAAACAAATGGAAAAGACACTTAAGGAGTTTAGTGAGGAGCCTCCAGATTCTTTGAAAGAAGAATTAATTAAACGAATTCAAGAGCAAAACCAACGCCTTGAAGAGGACGAAATGAAGCTCCAAGAACTTGAGCAGCTCGCCAAAAAGATTCAACAAGAGGGGCTCATGGAAAAGTTAAAGAAACTAGGTCAACAAAGTAAAAATAAGCAACGAAGCCTACAACAAATGTTGGAGCTAACGAAGCGTTATTATGTTTCAAAAAAAGCTGAACAACTTAAAAGAAGCTTAGAAGAGCTGGCGGATAAGCAACAGGCGCTTTCCAATAGTCACATCAAAAAACAGCACCAAGATAAACGTGAGCAAGACGAGCTAAACAAAACATTTGCTAAAATTAAAGAAGCACTAGATGACCTCCGCAAACAAAACAATTCGTTAAAAACACCGCTTTCGATTCCAGATACACAAAATGAAGAAGAGTCTATTCAAAACGATCAGCAAGACGCTAGTAATCTTTTAGAGCAATCTCAGAATACAACTAACCCAACCAAATCTGATCAACAAAAGAGCAAAGCGCAAAAAGCACAAAAGAAAGCTGCTCAAAAAATGAGACAACTCGCTCAACAAATGAGCCAAAACATGGCTGGAGGCGCCTCAAAACAGAATAGTGAAGACGCAGAGACGCTACGCCAAATATTAGATAATCTATTGGTTTTTTCTTTTGAACAAGAGGGTTTGATGAATCGATTTCTAAAATCTAATACACAAGAAATCCTCACCCAAAAGCCTATTAAGAAGCAAATGAACCTAAAGACTCATTTTGAGCACATAGACGATAGTCTTTTTATGGTTTCACTGCGCCAACCGATGATTTCAGAATCTATAAACAAGGAAATATCAGATGTTTATTTTAATATTGATAAAGCGCTTAATTCACTTTCCGAAAACAGAAACTATGAAGCTACAGCAGCACAGCAGTACGCAATCACATCAACCAATAATTTGGCAAACATGTTGAGTGATATTTTGGATAAACTCGAAATGGAACTACAGCCGAGCCCAGGCCAGGGCAATGGAGAAATGCAATTACCAGATATTATAATGAGTCAAGAAGGTTTACAAAAACAAGCGGAAGAGATGATGAATGGGAAAAAAGAGGGCAAACAAAAATCCGGCAAGCAAGGAGAAAAGCCCAAAGGACAAGGCAAAGGCGAAGAGCCTGGATCATCTTCAAAAAACGGCAGAGAACCTAGCCAATACAGCGACCCCGAGGAATCTGGACAGTCTTTATTCGAATTGTACAAGCAGCAACAAAAGCTGCGCCAAGCACTCGAGCGCGCTTTGGAAAAAGAAGGCTTGTCCGGTCAAGGAAAAACAGCCCTAGAGTCAATTAAAAAAATTGAGCAAATGATTGTAAATCAAGGTGTTAGCTCAAGTTTGATTAAAAAAATGCAGGCCTTAAACTATGAGCTTCTAAAACTTAATGAAGCGGCACTAAACAAGGGACAGTCTTCAAAAAGGCAATCCCAAACAAACAAAAGAAGATTCACACAAGGAGAGCGTTTAACCAAAGAGGAAATCAAGCGCCTTTTTAACTCCGATGAGATTTTAAATAGAAAGCCCTTACCTTTGCGAAAGAACATTAAGAAAAAAGTAGAACGTTATTTCAATGCAAAAGATGATTAG
- a CDS encoding DNA polymerase III subunit, which yields MTFEDIIGQEHLKSFLQQNIRCGRAPHAQLFVGKDGLGALPLAVAYASLLLQSENPKQHINPLENPDIHFFFPVVKKSPSKTLISKDYIKEWRSFITQNPYGELNQWYTAIGAENKQGLITVDEAQAIIKTLALKSFGGGNKVLIVWHAEKMNPECGNKLLKWFEEPNEKTNIILISEQEDALLKTIQSRCQSVHLRPLTEIQITNALVKIKKLDNSRAKQIAHRSEGNFNTALKLIDQGDQISQFEALFIDWVRTAFQAKTNKKSINSLMEWSEAIAKLGREKEKLFLGYSLEFFRQALLLNYGALDLVHFELLDQSFSLKKFARFIDAQNIEKICSELESAIHHIERNANGKIVFTDLSIKLTRLLHQKSE from the coding sequence ATGACTTTTGAGGATATCATTGGACAAGAACATCTTAAATCCTTTTTGCAACAAAACATTCGTTGTGGACGCGCACCTCATGCGCAGCTTTTTGTAGGTAAAGACGGCTTAGGCGCACTTCCGCTTGCAGTTGCTTATGCTTCCTTGTTGTTGCAGTCAGAAAACCCAAAACAACACATCAACCCACTAGAAAATCCAGACATACACTTTTTTTTTCCTGTAGTTAAAAAATCTCCAAGCAAAACCCTAATTTCAAAAGACTATATTAAAGAATGGAGAAGCTTTATAACACAAAACCCTTACGGTGAACTTAATCAGTGGTATACGGCTATTGGGGCAGAAAACAAACAAGGGTTAATTACGGTTGATGAAGCCCAAGCAATCATTAAAACCCTGGCTTTAAAATCATTTGGGGGCGGTAACAAGGTGTTGATTGTTTGGCATGCGGAAAAAATGAATCCTGAGTGCGGAAACAAGCTGCTGAAATGGTTTGAAGAACCAAATGAAAAAACAAATATTATCCTCATTTCGGAACAAGAAGATGCTTTATTAAAAACGATTCAGTCGCGTTGCCAGTCTGTGCACTTACGCCCATTAACCGAAATTCAAATTACAAATGCACTTGTAAAAATTAAAAAATTGGACAATTCAAGAGCTAAGCAAATTGCGCATAGGTCTGAAGGAAATTTTAATACAGCGCTGAAATTAATTGATCAGGGGGATCAAATAAGTCAATTTGAGGCACTGTTTATTGATTGGGTTCGCACGGCATTTCAAGCAAAGACAAATAAAAAATCGATTAACAGCTTAATGGAATGGAGTGAAGCAATAGCTAAATTAGGTAGAGAGAAAGAAAAACTATTTTTAGGCTACAGTTTAGAATTTTTCCGACAAGCCTTACTTTTAAATTATGGCGCTTTGGATCTTGTTCATTTTGAGCTTTTAGATCAAAGCTTTTCGTTGAAAAAGTTTGCTCGTTTCATTGACGCTCAAAATATTGAAAAAATTTGTTCTGAACTTGAAAGCGCTATACACCACATTGAACGAAATGCGAATGGCAAAATCGTGTTTACGGATTTATCTATAAAACTCACTAGACTTCTCCACCAAAAGTCAGAATAG
- a CDS encoding class I SAM-dependent methyltransferase, with the protein MNESNTFFLKTKDFSVSGENFELHYNKAKDMLLTTPFPALKDLAAYYDSSQYDSHTTQKRTVFDWVYYIVRRHTLKRKLRLISQFKIQKKTLLDYGAGVGSFVRMARKSGWDSVGVEASKQARSAANQVLPESVFNNEWLKNLPSKSQSIITLWHVLEHLPNLNSSIQEFKRLLADDGRLIVAVPNYKSYDAEYYKAFWAAYDVPRHLWHFSPKSIARLFSQFDFELESTHPMLFDAYYVSLLSSKNKYGRMKIINSLWTGFKSNLLAKQSGDYSSLIYVLKRAEN; encoded by the coding sequence ATGAACGAAAGCAACACATTTTTTCTAAAAACAAAAGATTTTTCTGTAAGTGGAGAGAATTTTGAATTGCACTACAACAAGGCAAAAGATATGCTGTTGACCACCCCCTTTCCTGCATTAAAAGATTTAGCGGCCTATTATGACAGCAGTCAATACGATTCTCATACAACACAGAAACGAACTGTATTTGATTGGGTTTATTATATTGTACGTCGCCATACACTAAAAAGAAAGTTGCGCTTGATTTCTCAGTTTAAGATCCAAAAGAAAACGCTTTTAGATTATGGAGCAGGCGTTGGGAGTTTCGTTCGTATGGCTAGAAAATCCGGATGGGACAGCGTAGGAGTTGAAGCTTCAAAACAAGCACGCTCAGCAGCAAACCAAGTACTGCCAGAATCGGTTTTTAATAACGAATGGCTCAAGAATTTACCCTCCAAAAGCCAATCAATAATCACGCTTTGGCACGTACTAGAACATCTGCCCAACCTTAACTCAAGCATTCAGGAATTTAAACGGCTATTGGCTGACGATGGCCGACTCATTGTGGCGGTTCCTAATTACAAAAGCTACGACGCCGAATACTATAAAGCGTTTTGGGCAGCTTATGATGTGCCAAGACACCTGTGGCATTTCTCTCCAAAATCAATTGCACGACTCTTTTCACAATTTGATTTTGAGTTAGAGTCTACTCATCCTATGCTTTTTGACGCTTACTACGTGAGCTTATTGTCTTCAAAAAATAAATATGGAAGAATGAAGATTATAAATAGCCTATGGACTGGTTTCAAGTCTAACCTCCTAGCAAAACAGAGCGGCGACTATTCATCATTGATTTACGTTCTGAAAAGAGCAGAAAACTAA